The sequence GAGCGGACAGAATCATCAACGCAGTGGCGGCTTTGGAGCTGTATGGCGGACCCCTTATTATTGTTGATTTTGGTACTGCGACAACTTTTTGTGCGGTTTCTTCAAAAGGTGAGTATTTAGGAGGAGTAATTTGTCCCGGCATAAAAATTTCTGCGGAGGCATTGTTTCAGAAAACAGCAAAACTTCCCAAAATAGATCTTGTAAAACCTGAAACGGTGATAGGCCGCAACACGGTCTCCAGCATGCAGTCGGGAATCATATACGGATATGTGGGTGAAGTTGATTATATAGTGCGTCGCATGAAGAAAGAAATGAAGGAGGACAATATAAAAGTCATTGCTACCGGCGGCCTTGCGAGGCTTATTGCCAGTGAGTCCGAAACAATAGATGAAATTAACGGACTTCTCACGCTGGAGGGCCTGAGAATTATATATGAAAGAAACAAGTAGTTTTTTATAAAATCATGCATTTAAAGACTATTGAACGCATATTCAGAAACACCGGTTTGCTTTCTGGATATGCGTTCAAAATATATCATGATGATATATCATGATGCAATCTTTTTTCTTGTAAAATCAAGTTGTAAAGTGCGAAAGTGCTTATGATAAGAAGCGGAAATGTCGGCATTGCAAATCTGCCTTCGCCGCCTTCCACAAGAGCTATCAGGAAAGACACGCCGACAATCAAAATATATGCAAAAGCGAAAATAAGCAGTGTTTTATGGCTGTCCGGCCTGTTTTCTCTTTTTCGCTGATTTATGAAGAATACAAATGGTGCTGTTATGAAGGGGATTTGCAATAAAATCAAAATACTTCTTTGGATAATGTTTACAAACTTGATCGGCCTGGACACATTTGTTTCCCTGCGGATAAGGATTCCAAAAGTCTTCCAGAAATTGATTTCGGATCTTATTACGGCTTTAATATATATTTCCGGCTTTTTTAACATAACCTTTATACACATGTCTTTGACTTTTTTTGCCAGTTCATCGTAACCGAGCCCGGTTTTTTCCATAAGCTCATCCGTTATTCCCCATATTGTGTCGATGTGGGGATTTCCGTCTTGGATGTTTTTATCCCTTTCTCTTATATATACCTCTTTGATTACATTGTATGGGTAGTCGTCAGGAGCAAGTTCAATGTAGTCGCCGGCCATTTCCATGAAAGCGAACCCGCGGCCCGTGGCTATGCTGAATGTGTCATTGTACTTCCAATTTACAAATGACCATCCGATTATAGACACAAACAAGGGTACCAGACTTACAAAAGAATATAATAATATTTTTGGAAATTTATATTTTCCTCTTGCAAGAATAAACATGAAAAATACGGTATACAACAACGGCAGTACAAAGTAAATAGGCCTTGTTAGCGCGGCAAAACATGAAATAATTATAATACCCACCATTTTTGGCAAAATTCTACTTTGGTTGTTATCAATGTTGGCAAACAAGACAAAACTTAAGAGTATGAAAAAAGCCGCCGTAGTTTCGCTTAATATGGCCATTTCATAAAACAAGAACGGGATAAACAGCGAATAAAGGCATGAAGCGACCAAGGATAATACTGTATTGTTTGTAAATTTATATACAGTTGTGGCTATAAGATATGAAATAAAGACTCCCATTATCATCTGAACAAGAACTACAACTTTCAGATTTAGTCCGGATAACAATATAATAAAAGGATAGCCTGGAGTTCTAAGTCCGTCAAAATCGGAAAGATCAAGTTTTGAAATCATCTCTGCCAGGTCCACGTAAGACTGTGTATCAGGACAGATAATGGGCTCCGATACCAAAAAAATTACAAGACGAACCACTGAAATCAAGAGCAAATATAAAAGTAAAACTTTTTGAAATTTTGCCTTTTTTATGATGCCCAAATTAAGCTTCATATTCTCTCCCTCGTAAGTAAAATCAATTGCCCACCCTTTAACGTTTCATTGGCAAATGTCCTTTAAACAACCTTTATCAAGTATACCTAAATGTAGTTAATTATAACAGCACGAATGCTTATATTCAACGTAAAATTGGATTTGAGTTGAAAAACTGAGCAAACACAACAGTTTATTTTTTCCTTTTTCCT comes from Acetivibrio thermocellus ATCC 27405 and encodes:
- a CDS encoding type III pantothenate kinase, translated to MILVIDVGNTNTVFGVYDGKKLLNHWRMETSKGKTSDEYGMFIVSLLSYEKIDVGKIEAVVIASVVPPIMYSLEHAIRKYFKLEPMVVGPGIKTGINIKYENPREVGADRIINAVAALELYGGPLIIVDFGTATTFCAVSSKGEYLGGVICPGIKISAEALFQKTAKLPKIDLVKPETVIGRNTVSSMQSGIIYGYVGEVDYIVRRMKKEMKEDNIKVIATGGLARLIASESETIDEINGLLTLEGLRIIYERNK